A DNA window from Castanea sativa cultivar Marrone di Chiusa Pesio chromosome 7, ASM4071231v1 contains the following coding sequences:
- the LOC142644609 gene encoding uncharacterized protein LOC142644609, producing MPPKRKEEIEVRQVTTVGRVDSLPPTNSQSSSPPCYTTACESQDNSTRQNSFSFEGTSFHQEQPIYNSNSSLQLSAVPSTHVISLSTSTSAPSIEIISPQTSVIVAEDGDMPMQEDVRLNIARVSAQTANGSQIECQIPNGELPPRILYDGERRRDHLSICVPLYQAAIKGQWKAAKVVIDKDPRVVRVRINRKWETALHIAAAAKRTAFVKELVKRMTEEDLALQNKDGNTAICFAAASGIVEIAKVMVEKNENLPMIRGNQGKTPLYMAALFGHREMVSYLYSVTDFGSLSRDEKISLLLGTISADLYDLALTILEKDQSLATARDAKDETALHVLARKPSTIANTSQLSIWKRSINSYFKWIYHEDLMRTLAHQLVKKLWEHVLELQDSDISRLIREPSRLLFDAAELGSLEFLIILIDSYPDLIWKIDHKNRSLFHIAVLNRHENIFNLIFEIGAIKDLIAAYKDENNNNILHLAANLAPLNRLQIVSGAALQMQRELLWFKGVEKIVPPSYIKMKNSDNQTPKDLFTEKHKELLKEGEKWMKSTATSCMLVATLIATVVFAAIFTLPGGPDNQTGVPLFLRKKWFLIFVISDAVALFSSSASIVTFLSILTSRYAENDFLVSLPARLLFGLSALFVSIATMVIAYGAAISMIYDHKYVRIPFVIALLACVPVTLFAWQHFHLWADTIRSTYWSRFLFQPKHRLYY from the exons ATGCCacctaaaagaaaagaagagatagAGGTGCGTCAGGTGACTACAGTGGGGAGAGTGGATTCGTTACCTCCAACTAATTCTCAATCTTCTTCTCCCCCGTGTTACACAACTGCTTGTGAATCTCAGGACAATTCAACAAGACAGAATTCCTTCTCCTTTGAGGGAACAAGTTTTCATCAGGAACAGCCtatatataattcaaactcCAGCCTTCAACTCTCTGCAGTGCCTTCCACTCATGTAATAAGTCTTAGCACCTCCACTTCGGCACCCAGTATTGAAATTATTAGTCCTCAAACATCTGTGATTGTTGCTGAGGATGGAGACATGCCAATGCAAGAAGATGTGCGTCTGAATATTGCACGAGTGAGTGCTCAAACGGCCAATGGATCTCAAATTGAATGTCAAATACCCAATGGGGAATTGCCACCTCGAATTCTTTATGACG GGGAAAGAAGAAGGGACCACCTTTCCATATGTGTACCTTTATATCAAGCTGCTATTAAGGGTCAATGGAAAGCTGCTAAAGTTGTCATTGACAAAGATCCTCGTGTTGTTCGCGTTAGGATAAATAGAAAATGGGAGACAGCTCTTCACATTGCTGCTGCTGCAAAACGCACTGCTTTTGTAAAGGAACTGGTTAAGCGCATGACTGAAGAGGATCTAGCCTTGCAAAATAAAGATGGAAACACTGCAATTTGTTTTGCTGCTGCATCAGGAATTGTGGAAATTGCTAAGGTTATGGTGGAAAAAAACGAAAATCTTCCTATGATTCGAGGTAATCAGGGAAAGACACCCTTATACATGGCAGCTTTGTTTGGACATAGGGAAATGGTGTCATATCTCTATTCTGTTACTGATTTTGGAAGCCTATCTCGTGATGAAAAAATTAGCCTCCTTCTTGGTACTATCTCAGCTGATTTATACG ATCTAGCTCTAACAATATTGGAAAAGGACCAATCATTAGCCACCGCTCGAGATGCAAAGGATGAGACAGCCTTGCACGTTTTGGCTCGAAAGCCTTCAACAATTGCCAACACAAGTCAGCTATCAATCTGGAAAAGAAGTATAAATTCTT ACTTCAAATGGATCTATCATGAGGATTTGATGCGGACGTTAGCTCATCAACTAGTCAAAAAACTTTGGGAACATGTTCTAGAGCTGCAAGATTCAGATATTTCAAGACTAATTAGAGAACCTTCAAGACTACTCTTTGATGCTGCAGAATTAGGCAGTCTTGAGTTTCTGATTATCCTTATTGACTCATACCCTGATTTGATATGGAAAATTGATCATAAAAATCGAAGTTTGTTTCATATTGCAGTTCTAAATCGTCATGAGAATATATTTAATCTAATATTTGAGATTGGGGCAATTAAAGATTTGATAGCAGCATATAAGGATGAGAATAATAATAACATCCTACATCTAGCCGCAAACTTGGCACCTCTTAATCGACTCCAAATTGTATCAGGAGCTGCACTCCAAATGCAAAGAGAGCTATTGTGGTTTAAG GGAGTGGAAAAAATTGTGCCACCTTCATATATTAAGATGAAGAATTCAGATAACCAGACACCCAAGGATCTGTTTACAGAGAAGCACAAGGAATTATTAAAAGAAGGGGAGAAGTGGATGAAGAGCACTGCAACTTCATGCATGCTTGTTGCAACACTCATTGCCACTGTGGTATTTGCAGCAATCTTTACTCTACCAGGAGGACCTGATAATCAAACGGGTGTTCCTTTATTTCTACGAAAGAAgtggtttttgatttttgtcATATCGGATGCAGTAGCGCTATTCTCTTCCTCGGCCTCAATAGTAACGTTCTTGTCCATTCTTACATCACGTTATGCTGAAAACGATTTTCTTGTATCACTACCTGCAAGGTTGTTATTTGGACTCTCAGCACTGTTTGTTTCCATTGCTACAATGGTGATAGCCTACGGTGCGGCCATCTCTATGATATATGATCATAAATATGTTCGGATTCCTTTCGTTATTGCGCTTCTTGCTTGTGTCCCAGTCACATTATTTGCTTGGCAACATTTTCACCTTTGGGCTGATACAATCCGCTCAACATATTGGTCTAGGTTTCTATTTCAGCCGAAACATAGGCTTTACTATTGA